From the Pedobacter cryoconitis genome, one window contains:
- a CDS encoding Glu/Leu/Phe/Val family dehydrogenase: MSGNSSAVTSILDQLSALGHKKVVFCNDPDTGLKAIIAIHDTTLGPALGGTRMLSYATETEALEDVLRLSRSMTYKAAITGLNLGGGKAVIIGDSRKGKSEAMMRSFGRFIQNLNGEFITAEDVGTTTKDMEYISMETKYVTGVPESIGGMGDPSPTTAKGVFLGIKACVKEVFGTDMLAGRSVVVQGIGNVGEQLVELLRNENVEVFISDINEERLHHIARKYKAKPVEANKVFGLDVDIYAPCALGATVNDVTIPRMKFAIIAGSANNQLADEQVHGKLLLEKNILFAPDYLINAGGLINCYSELTGFGRKRTMQLTENIYQATRNVIKLSKAENIPTILAANRIAEQRIIDIKKIKSSF; this comes from the coding sequence ATGTCTGGTAATAGTTCTGCGGTAACCTCAATTTTAGATCAACTAAGTGCTTTAGGACACAAAAAAGTTGTTTTTTGTAATGATCCCGATACCGGTTTAAAAGCCATTATTGCTATTCATGATACGACACTGGGCCCTGCTTTAGGTGGTACAAGGATGTTAAGCTATGCTACGGAAACTGAAGCACTGGAAGATGTGCTGCGGTTATCAAGGAGTATGACTTATAAAGCTGCAATTACAGGTTTAAACCTGGGTGGTGGTAAAGCGGTAATTATTGGTGATTCCCGCAAAGGAAAATCTGAAGCGATGATGCGCAGTTTCGGCCGTTTTATCCAAAATCTTAATGGTGAGTTTATTACTGCTGAGGACGTGGGTACAACGACTAAAGATATGGAGTATATCAGCATGGAAACCAAATATGTGACAGGGGTTCCTGAATCTATTGGTGGAATGGGCGATCCTTCACCTACTACCGCTAAAGGGGTTTTTCTGGGGATTAAAGCTTGCGTAAAGGAAGTTTTTGGTACGGATATGCTGGCAGGACGTTCTGTTGTGGTACAGGGGATCGGAAATGTAGGGGAACAACTGGTAGAATTACTGAGAAATGAAAACGTTGAAGTTTTTATCAGTGATATCAATGAGGAACGTTTACACCATATTGCAAGAAAATATAAAGCAAAACCTGTAGAGGCCAATAAAGTATTCGGTCTGGATGTTGATATCTATGCGCCTTGTGCGTTAGGGGCGACGGTCAATGACGTGACTATTCCAAGAATGAAATTTGCGATTATTGCAGGTTCAGCAAACAATCAGCTTGCAGATGAGCAGGTACATGGTAAGTTGCTTTTGGAAAAAAATATACTTTTTGCACCTGATTACCTGATTAATGCAGGAGGACTGATTAATTGTTATTCAGAATTAACAGGTTTCGGAAGAAAACGCACCATGCAGCTGACAGAAAATATCTACCAGGCAACGCGTAATGTAATTAAACTGTCTAAGGCAGAAAACATCCCGACAATCCTGGCAGCAAACAGGATTGCAGAACAAAGAATAATAGACATCAAAAAAATAAAATCATCATTTTAA
- the nusB gene encoding transcription antitermination factor NusB produces MTDKKDLLSAKKELMHSIDQVYEMYVRMLALLSEITEYTSVDAIERANKHFPTAEDLNPNKKLLRNKFIVLLQENPEFKSAVNKYQINWHADPEFIRTIYNKLKATPEYIAYLADTDDSLEGSKEIIKFIFRKIILKSQNIIQAFEDKFINWPVDKEVMQGMVAKTLKNFTSEDPFKNKLTPISADWKEDSKFVEDLFTYTLKNNTEYQNLIAERTKNWESERIALMDTILMKMAICELMNFPSIPVKVTINEYLDLSKDYSTPKSNSFINGILDKILGDLKRTNSIKKIGRGLIEE; encoded by the coding sequence ATGACAGACAAAAAGGATCTACTTTCTGCAAAGAAAGAATTGATGCACAGTATTGACCAGGTTTATGAAATGTATGTCAGAATGCTGGCATTACTTTCTGAGATCACGGAATATACTTCAGTTGATGCAATTGAAAGAGCTAACAAGCACTTTCCTACTGCGGAAGATCTGAATCCTAACAAAAAGTTACTGCGCAACAAGTTCATTGTTTTGTTGCAGGAAAACCCTGAATTTAAATCGGCTGTAAACAAATACCAGATTAACTGGCATGCAGATCCTGAATTCATCAGGACAATCTACAATAAGCTGAAAGCTACTCCTGAGTATATCGCTTATCTGGCAGATACTGATGATAGTTTGGAAGGATCAAAAGAGATCATCAAATTTATCTTTAGAAAAATCATTCTGAAAAGCCAGAATATCATCCAGGCTTTTGAAGATAAATTTATCAACTGGCCGGTAGATAAAGAAGTAATGCAGGGAATGGTTGCAAAAACCCTGAAGAACTTTACGTCAGAAGATCCGTTTAAAAACAAACTGACCCCAATCAGTGCGGATTGGAAAGAAGACAGCAAATTTGTGGAAGATCTTTTCACTTATACGTTGAAAAACAATACAGAATATCAGAATTTAATCGCTGAGCGTACTAAAAACTGGGAGTCGGAACGTATTGCATTAATGGATACGATCCTGATGAAAATGGCTATTTGTGAGTTAATGAATTTCCCTTCAATTCCGGTAAAAGTTACCATTAACGAGTATCTTGACTTATCAAAAGATTACAGTACTCCGAAAAGTAATTCATTTATTAACGGTATATTGGACAAAATTTTAGGCGATTTAAAACGTACAAACAGTATCAAGAAAATTGGCCGCGGATTAATAGAAGAATAA
- a CDS encoding DUF1573 domain-containing protein, with the protein MKKIFLLAFAAATLAACQTKPTAVATDSVVKTTETKTVASPDAPVISFKQGMYNFGKIVQGESVHYEFKFTNTGKSPLIITNATATCGCTIPEIPKEPIKPGADGVIKVVFNSAGKMGMQDKVVTITSNGNPSTTEVHLIGEVKERT; encoded by the coding sequence ATGAAGAAGATATTTTTACTTGCATTTGCAGCAGCAACATTAGCTGCCTGCCAAACAAAACCTACAGCGGTTGCTACTGATAGTGTAGTTAAAACTACGGAAACTAAAACAGTGGCTTCGCCTGACGCACCTGTAATCAGTTTCAAACAGGGAATGTACAATTTCGGTAAAATCGTACAGGGAGAGTCGGTACATTATGAATTCAAATTTACAAATACAGGAAAAAGTCCGTTGATTATTACCAATGCGACTGCAACTTGTGGCTGTACAATTCCTGAAATCCCTAAAGAACCGATTAAACCAGGGGCTGACGGTGTAATTAAAGTAGTTTTTAACAGCGCTGGCAAAATGGGAATGCAGGATAAAGTTGTCACCATCACTTCAAACGGTAATCCTTCTACCACAGAGGTACATCTGATTGGTGAGGTTAAAGAAAGAACATAA
- the yajC gene encoding preprotein translocase subunit YajC: protein MTLTVILDAAAGGSSMLSTLVPMVLIMVVFYFFMIRPQVKKAKDHKKLVADLKKGDKIVTTAGIHGRIVDMNELTFLIEVEGGTKIRFDKSAISLDATKASTELPKA, encoded by the coding sequence ATGACATTAACAGTAATTTTAGATGCTGCTGCCGGCGGAAGCAGTATGTTAAGTACCTTGGTTCCAATGGTATTAATCATGGTAGTTTTCTATTTCTTCATGATCAGACCACAAGTTAAAAAAGCTAAAGACCACAAGAAATTAGTTGCAGACTTGAAAAAAGGTGACAAAATAGTTACTACTGCTGGTATTCACGGCAGAATCGTTGATATGAATGAACTTACTTTTCTAATCGAAGTTGAAGGCGGTACTAAAATCCGTTTTGACAAGTCTGCGATTTCTCTGGATGCGACTAAAGCATCTACTGAATTGCCTAAGGCTTAA
- a CDS encoding YbbR-like domain-containing protein — protein sequence MPFIKLTKIERKRFLVLITCVLLAIAGWLFLALNNKYVYTAKTVLIYKNFPQKKAFHPLQSDTVDLQVEGTGWQLLFARLRVNPQFISINLEKLNNRNYILFSEQLYSVNNQLETSQKIISVRPDTLYFDFSKRTVKRVPVRLVSNLSFVKQFGISDVIQCTPDYVTVSGPQEDLEKISEWKTDTLVLHNIQNQAVTRVGMKQNLFKNVNIFPASVEVKLPVDEFTEKTLEVPLKIINNGEYYNVKLYPKKVKITFMVALSSYQQVNEDFIEAVVDLNEWKLKHHGQLSVKLTRFPDYCRKVRVDPEKVDFIIEK from the coding sequence ATGCCATTCATTAAACTTACAAAAATAGAGCGAAAGCGCTTTTTAGTATTGATCACTTGTGTGCTTCTGGCTATTGCAGGATGGTTATTTCTGGCGTTGAACAATAAATATGTTTATACGGCTAAGACTGTCCTGATTTATAAGAATTTTCCGCAGAAAAAGGCTTTTCATCCGCTACAGTCTGATACGGTAGATTTACAGGTAGAAGGAACGGGCTGGCAATTGTTATTTGCACGTTTGAGGGTAAATCCGCAGTTTATCAGCATCAACCTTGAAAAGCTGAATAACAGAAATTATATCCTTTTTTCAGAGCAGCTGTATAGTGTGAACAACCAGCTGGAAACTTCACAGAAAATTATATCTGTACGCCCGGATACGCTATATTTTGATTTTTCTAAAAGGACTGTGAAGAGGGTTCCGGTCAGATTAGTTTCCAATTTATCTTTTGTGAAGCAATTTGGTATTTCTGATGTGATTCAGTGTACACCTGATTATGTAACGGTATCAGGCCCGCAGGAAGATCTGGAAAAGATCAGTGAATGGAAAACAGATACTTTGGTGCTGCATAATATTCAGAACCAGGCAGTAACCAGGGTAGGGATGAAGCAGAACCTGTTCAAAAATGTGAATATTTTCCCTGCAAGTGTGGAGGTGAAATTACCAGTAGATGAGTTTACGGAGAAAACACTGGAGGTGCCGCTGAAGATTATCAATAATGGTGAATATTATAATGTTAAGCTTTATCCGAAAAAGGTGAAGATAACTTTTATGGTTGCTTTATCCAGTTATCAGCAGGTAAATGAAGATTTTATTGAGGCGGTGGTAGATTTGAATGAATGGAAGTTAAAGCATCATGGCCAGCTGTCTGTGAAGTTAACCCGCTTTCCTGATTATTGCAGAAAGGTCAGGGTAGACCCGGAGAAAGTTGATTTTATTATAGAAAAGTAA
- the coaE gene encoding dephospho-CoA kinase (Dephospho-CoA kinase (CoaE) performs the final step in coenzyme A biosynthesis.), whose amino-acid sequence MIKIGITGGIGSGKTTVCHIFEQLGIPVFYADTVAKEIMVTDPVLRDGIIKTFGSESYELSGKLNNKHIAQIVFNNKAELEKLNALVHPAVFRAFESWQQTIPAGVPYNLKEAALLFESGSYKMCDHSILVTAPEAVKIQRVMERDGVTSEQVEARMDKQLSDIEKNKMADFLITNDESQSVILQVLELHHQFINLTK is encoded by the coding sequence ATGATTAAGATTGGGATTACTGGTGGTATAGGAAGTGGGAAAACCACGGTTTGCCACATATTCGAGCAGCTGGGGATTCCTGTGTTTTATGCAGACACTGTAGCTAAGGAAATTATGGTGACTGACCCGGTGTTAAGGGATGGGATTATAAAGACCTTCGGAAGCGAGAGTTATGAGCTGTCCGGGAAGCTGAACAATAAACATATTGCACAAATTGTATTCAATAATAAAGCGGAGCTGGAGAAGTTGAATGCATTGGTTCATCCTGCTGTATTCAGAGCCTTTGAAAGCTGGCAGCAAACGATACCGGCAGGTGTACCTTATAATTTGAAAGAAGCTGCATTATTATTTGAGAGTGGTTCTTATAAAATGTGTGACCATAGTATTTTGGTCACTGCACCTGAAGCTGTCAAAATACAGCGGGTGATGGAGCGGGACGGCGTAACCAGCGAACAGGTGGAGGCGCGCATGGATAAACAGCTGAGTGATATAGAAAAGAATAAAATGGCTGATTTTTTAATCACAAATGATGAAAGCCAATCGGTGATACTCCAGGTATTGGAGCTGCACCATCAATTTATAAACCTTACAAAATAA
- a CDS encoding MBL fold metallo-hydrolase yields the protein MILEDFLVPTKIGLYCAYGNFYLDPKEMVKDAVISHAHGDHAISGNFNVYCTKATSLFMIQRYKKFAAGEFHLYAFHAEFVLNGVKISFIPAGHILGSALVMMEYKGVKYLYTGDYKLQPDTTCEPIEFAEADVLITETTFANPDTKHPDVELEIRKLNATTSNVMLGAYALGKSQRLIKLISDFCPQRRILVHHSILPFVKIYEQMGIDMGKYEVYDRKVMKNTKTDMIYLVPPLVYRSYIKAVNVIRVFATGWKHLQNNNELQLFISDHVDWDDIIYTIGKVKPKEIWTTHGSGIQLKSYYSNIITVKLLN from the coding sequence ATGATATTAGAGGATTTTTTAGTGCCAACTAAAATTGGACTGTATTGTGCCTATGGCAATTTTTACCTGGATCCAAAAGAAATGGTAAAGGATGCCGTAATTTCACATGCACATGGTGATCATGCGATTAGTGGTAATTTCAATGTGTATTGTACAAAGGCAACCTCATTGTTCATGATACAGCGGTATAAGAAATTTGCGGCGGGTGAATTTCACCTGTATGCTTTTCACGCTGAATTTGTATTGAATGGAGTAAAGATCAGTTTTATCCCTGCTGGCCATATTTTAGGTTCGGCACTGGTGATGATGGAGTATAAAGGGGTTAAATATCTGTATACGGGAGATTATAAGCTTCAGCCGGATACGACCTGCGAGCCTATAGAGTTCGCGGAGGCCGATGTACTGATTACGGAAACAACTTTTGCGAATCCTGATACTAAACATCCGGATGTGGAGCTGGAGATAAGAAAACTAAATGCGACAACGAGCAATGTTATGCTCGGTGCCTATGCTTTAGGTAAAAGTCAGCGGTTGATTAAATTGATCAGCGACTTTTGCCCGCAGCGGAGGATCCTGGTACACCATAGTATCCTCCCTTTTGTGAAAATTTATGAGCAAATGGGGATTGATATGGGAAAGTATGAGGTTTATGACCGTAAAGTAATGAAAAATACCAAAACTGATATGATTTACCTGGTTCCGCCGCTGGTTTACCGAAGTTATATCAAAGCGGTGAATGTAATCAGGGTATTTGCAACGGGATGGAAACATTTACAGAACAATAATGAGCTGCAATTGTTCATTTCTGACCATGTGGACTGGGACGATATCATTTATACGATTGGAAAAGTTAAGCCAAAAGAGATCTGGACTACACATGGGAGTGGAATTCAACTAAAAAGTTATTATTCAAACATTATTACTGTTAAATTGCTTAACTAA
- a CDS encoding DUF5522 domain-containing protein, producing MEQSADYYFNEDGLMVFTEAYHLKRGYCCKNGCKHCPWKYGRKKNNGNDNELTSEKR from the coding sequence ATGGAACAGAGTGCCGATTATTATTTCAATGAGGATGGCTTGATGGTTTTTACTGAAGCATACCATCTTAAACGTGGTTATTGCTGTAAGAATGGTTGCAAGCACTGTCCATGGAAATACGGCAGGAAGAAGAACAATGGTAATGATAATGAACTAACCTCAGAAAAAAGATAA
- a CDS encoding MarR family winged helix-turn-helix transcriptional regulator — translation MIQLQKEIKAPRYESIFHEAMVNVAFTQNWCNDQVKQAVSSYDITNQQFNVLRILRGQHPDPSTINLLKSRMLDKMCDASRIVDRLVQKDLICKKTNTYDKRAVDILISEKGLALLKKMDKEMNLSAILSANLTHQEAEQLTSLLEKARGRA, via the coding sequence GTGATACAGTTGCAGAAAGAAATAAAAGCCCCCCGCTATGAAAGCATATTCCACGAGGCAATGGTCAACGTGGCATTTACGCAGAATTGGTGTAATGATCAGGTAAAACAGGCGGTTTCATCTTATGATATTACCAATCAGCAGTTTAATGTGCTCAGGATATTGCGTGGCCAGCACCCGGACCCTTCGACTATTAATCTGCTGAAATCCAGAATGCTTGATAAAATGTGTGATGCTTCGCGGATTGTTGACCGGTTGGTACAGAAGGATTTGATTTGTAAAAAGACCAACACTTATGATAAGCGCGCGGTGGATATACTGATCAGCGAGAAGGGTTTGGCATTGTTAAAGAAAATGGACAAGGAAATGAACTTATCTGCTATTCTTTCTGCTAATTTAACCCATCAGGAGGCGGAGCAATTAACTTCTTTACTGGAAAAAGCAAGGGGCAGAGCTTAG
- a CDS encoding ZIP family metal transporter, giving the protein MEVWKILILFFCAFFGGLSIFLVKSDKSQLLKLILSFSGAYLFAITVLHLIPDAYSGPDHAEIGIYILIGFLLQIFLEQFSEGVEHGHIHKHDDTQIFPYGIMISLCLHAFLEGMPLAADQHNALIFGISLHHIPAAFALASILMQNKFKPAGIIFYLAIFAIMAPLGFWVSNGISTGSIGGIEVYFHKMMGIVIGIFLHISTTILFESSVDHKVSKRKMVAVLLGIAIALIGFYTSGHSH; this is encoded by the coding sequence ATGGAAGTTTGGAAAATCTTAATCCTGTTCTTTTGCGCCTTCTTTGGGGGTTTATCTATATTTTTAGTCAAAAGTGATAAGTCACAACTGCTAAAACTTATACTTTCTTTCAGTGGCGCCTATTTATTTGCCATCACCGTATTACACCTGATACCCGACGCTTACAGCGGGCCTGACCACGCAGAAATAGGTATTTATATCTTAATTGGGTTCCTTTTACAAATCTTCTTAGAGCAATTCTCTGAAGGTGTAGAACATGGGCATATCCACAAACATGATGACACACAGATCTTTCCTTACGGAATTATGATCAGTTTGTGTTTACATGCCTTTTTAGAAGGAATGCCGCTGGCAGCAGATCAGCACAATGCCTTAATCTTTGGTATTTCCCTGCACCACATCCCCGCTGCTTTTGCACTGGCGAGTATCTTAATGCAAAACAAATTCAAGCCTGCCGGAATCATCTTTTACCTGGCCATTTTTGCAATCATGGCACCATTAGGATTCTGGGTCAGTAATGGAATCAGTACAGGCAGTATTGGAGGGATAGAAGTTTACTTCCACAAAATGATGGGTATCGTGATCGGGATATTTTTACATATCTCCACCACGATCTTATTTGAATCCAGCGTGGACCATAAAGTATCCAAAAGAAAAATGGTTGCTGTTTTATTGGGTATTGCGATTGCCCTGATCGGATTTTATACCTCAGGGCATAGTCACTAA
- a CDS encoding phosphatase PAP2 family protein: MIESLHTFDVELFLKIHRGLSNGFLDWFLPLMRNRYTWAPLYLFIIIFSFKEYKKRGWYIIGGVLLTFALGDMISSRFIKPFVARLRPCNEPALIHDIIHRVPCGSGYSFPSAHATNHFGIAVFLIMVFYPRWKPILPIGLAWAFIISFAQIYVGVHYPIDTIAGAALGSTIGFLVSLIYKKLQPAV; the protein is encoded by the coding sequence ATGATAGAAAGCCTGCATACCTTCGATGTAGAACTGTTTCTGAAAATTCACAGAGGACTGTCCAACGGTTTCCTGGACTGGTTTCTTCCATTGATGCGGAACAGGTATACCTGGGCGCCACTATACTTGTTTATTATCATTTTCAGTTTCAAAGAGTATAAAAAAAGAGGCTGGTATATTATAGGCGGCGTATTGCTTACGTTTGCCCTGGGTGATATGATCTCTTCCAGGTTCATCAAACCATTTGTTGCCAGGCTGAGACCATGTAATGAACCTGCACTGATTCATGATATTATTCACCGCGTGCCCTGCGGCAGCGGCTATAGTTTCCCATCCGCACACGCAACAAACCACTTCGGTATTGCCGTGTTTTTAATTATGGTTTTCTATCCAAGATGGAAGCCGATCCTGCCAATTGGCCTTGCCTGGGCATTTATTATTTCTTTTGCACAAATATACGTTGGCGTACATTACCCGATTGATACCATAGCAGGTGCTGCTTTAGGCTCAACTATCGGATTTTTAGTGTCCCTGATTTATAAAAAACTACAACCAGCAGTTTAA
- a CDS encoding class I SAM-dependent methyltransferase — MQRKWFQYWFNSPYYHILYSQRNDAEAEFLIDNLTAYLKPALHSRILDIACGRGRHSVYLNKKGFDVTGIDLSEQSIKYAKQFEQKHLHFFVHDMRKLGYINYYDIALNLFTSFGYFDTEKDHVNALKSFRKSIKEDGTVVIDYFNTQKIISNLTHRETKTVEGIEFDLRKFVAEGKIIKHINFEHKSKHYAFEERVQAFSLADFERMLEKSGLKIINTFGSYSLEEFDVAKSDRLILVCKKA; from the coding sequence ATGCAGCGAAAGTGGTTTCAATATTGGTTCAATTCTCCTTATTATCATATCTTATATAGTCAGCGTAATGACGCAGAAGCCGAGTTTTTAATTGATAACCTGACAGCTTACCTGAAGCCGGCACTGCACTCCCGTATACTTGATATCGCCTGCGGCAGAGGCCGTCATTCCGTTTATTTAAACAAAAAAGGATTTGATGTTACAGGAATTGACCTTTCTGAACAAAGCATCAAATACGCGAAGCAGTTCGAGCAGAAACACCTTCACTTTTTTGTACACGATATGCGTAAACTTGGCTATATCAATTATTATGATATCGCCCTGAACCTTTTCACCAGTTTCGGATACTTTGATACAGAAAAAGATCATGTCAATGCGCTTAAATCTTTCAGAAAAAGTATCAAAGAAGATGGGACCGTAGTGATTGATTATTTCAACACGCAGAAAATTATCAGTAACCTGACACACAGAGAAACAAAAACTGTTGAAGGTATAGAATTTGATCTTCGTAAATTTGTTGCCGAAGGTAAAATCATTAAACATATCAACTTCGAACACAAAAGCAAACATTACGCTTTTGAAGAACGTGTACAAGCATTCAGTTTGGCTGATTTTGAAAGGATGCTTGAAAAAAGCGGATTAAAAATCATCAATACATTCGGCAGCTATAGCCTGGAAGAATTTGATGTAGCTAAATCTGACAGATTAATCCTTGTTTGTAAAAAAGCATGA
- the glmM gene encoding phosphoglucosamine mutase: MTLIKSISGIRGTIGGIAGNGLTPIDIVKFTAAYGSWVIKNTNIKKIVLGRDARISGDMVNNLVTGTLQGLGIEVIDLGLSTTPTVEIAVPMEKAGGGIILTASHNPKQWNALKLLNEKGEFINDENGKEVLEIAERADFSFAEVNDLGKVTYDDSYLQKHIDVILALPLVDVELIKKANFKIAIDCVNSTGGIFIPALLKALGVKTVFELYCEPNGEFPHNPEPLPENLTEIAKVVQSKQADLGIVVDPDVDRLCFVCEDGTMFGEEYTLVAVADYILKNQVGNTVSNLSSTRALKDVTLRAGGEYNAAAVGEVNVVNQMKATNAIIGGEGNGGIIYPELHYGRDALVGIALFLTHLAKFGKSVSLLRSSYPNYHISKNKITLTPEMDIDALLVKVQEKYKNQPSSTIDGLKIEFDNEWVHLRKSNTEPIIRIYSEAENETVAENLANKIISDIKEILKLN, from the coding sequence TTGACACTTATAAAATCTATTTCAGGAATCAGGGGAACTATCGGCGGAATCGCTGGAAATGGGCTAACACCTATTGATATAGTGAAGTTTACCGCAGCTTACGGCTCGTGGGTAATTAAAAATACGAACATTAAGAAAATCGTACTCGGACGGGATGCACGGATCTCGGGAGACATGGTGAATAACCTGGTAACTGGTACTTTACAGGGACTGGGTATTGAAGTGATAGACTTAGGTTTATCTACTACACCGACTGTGGAAATCGCTGTCCCAATGGAAAAAGCAGGTGGCGGGATTATTTTAACGGCCAGCCATAATCCTAAGCAGTGGAACGCGCTTAAACTCTTAAATGAGAAGGGCGAGTTTATCAATGATGAAAATGGTAAAGAAGTATTAGAAATTGCTGAAAGAGCTGATTTTTCTTTTGCTGAGGTAAATGACCTTGGAAAAGTTACTTATGATGATTCTTATCTGCAAAAACATATTGATGTAATTCTGGCTTTGCCATTGGTTGATGTTGAATTGATCAAAAAAGCAAATTTCAAAATTGCAATTGACTGTGTAAACTCCACAGGCGGTATTTTTATTCCTGCTTTATTAAAAGCGTTAGGGGTAAAGACGGTATTCGAACTGTACTGTGAACCTAATGGTGAGTTTCCTCATAATCCGGAGCCTCTTCCGGAAAACCTGACTGAAATTGCTAAAGTAGTACAAAGCAAACAGGCAGATCTGGGCATTGTAGTTGATCCTGATGTAGATCGTTTATGTTTTGTTTGTGAAGACGGAACGATGTTCGGTGAGGAATATACTTTAGTTGCTGTAGCTGATTATATTTTGAAAAATCAGGTAGGTAATACGGTTTCTAATTTATCATCAACAAGAGCTTTAAAAGATGTAACCCTTAGAGCGGGCGGGGAATACAATGCTGCTGCTGTGGGTGAAGTGAATGTGGTAAACCAGATGAAAGCAACGAATGCAATTATTGGTGGTGAAGGTAATGGCGGGATCATTTATCCTGAGTTGCATTACGGCCGTGATGCTTTAGTAGGTATCGCTTTGTTTTTAACACATCTTGCGAAATTCGGTAAATCTGTGTCTTTATTAAGAAGCAGCTATCCAAATTATCATATTTCTAAAAATAAGATCACTTTAACCCCTGAAATGGATATTGATGCTTTGTTGGTTAAAGTACAGGAAAAGTACAAAAATCAGCCAAGCAGTACTATTGACGGGTTGAAAATAGAGTTTGATAATGAGTGGGTTCACTTGCGTAAATCAAATACAGAACCAATTATCCGTATTTATAGCGAAGCGGAAAATGAAACTGTAGCTGAAAACCTGGCGAACAAAATTATATCAGACATCAAAGAAATTTTAAAATTGAATTAA